From a region of the Syngnathus typhle isolate RoL2023-S1 ecotype Sweden linkage group LG12, RoL_Styp_1.0, whole genome shotgun sequence genome:
- the LOC133163722 gene encoding mediator of RNA polymerase II transcription subunit 13-like isoform X4 has product MTTTTNWVANGASLEDCHSNIFSLADLTGIKWRCYNFRGSGEYGPVISAPAQDDPVLRSFMRCVQANLLCVWRRKIKPDAKELWIFWWGDEPNLSDVIHHELEVAEEGLWECGLSYECRTLLFKAVHNLLERCLMDKGFVRVGKWFFKPHQLQEKSLGSSEHLSCSFSFFLHGESNVCTSVEIAQHQPAYHITEQHIRLAHTSVAPIQVILSPYGLSGTLTGQAYKMSDPAARKLMEEWSYFYPMVLKRKAGSGEENVEPADDRNAHVAVEVVVGGVRMTYPAAFVLIGQGQLPAEPPPPAPAAQGLLAREQNHCSVPLTPPTSPEQPCSADSGFVTSASSVPTPDSSLGVSNLSPKHSGKKLTCQVVHQAWRECYLSQPQHTLKQPADVTPKKEVPNGVTTWDFNDVGARAPCSCSRVKQQKLTTTANISNPQIGANPSSGSSLYASSIPKHKTSDKTEKADKQSKRPAMIPFHHRVSVTQETSLEQDSPGGGQLSGLVALDPPMEPMATLASCKYPKPLSNGRKAPESLLLSPMSPLPPTLSPHPRVQDPEVLEGPLDMHVCQEAAVGMGLMTSETAMYMALLKQRENGAGWWRGFRTPRTDKMDFRPPEVLADKLEEGKTEAIPEGTALKRLYTQAQKRFKISDERLRDHVQTLGLLQQPVVEALREPGEDPYDFKEGDIEYTFSTSKRLKSQGRESSKRAKSEEITSNGNLPDGKDAMSIFNSAPKSDDSSPDDAAAKANPSLTREKDLVVNISDLDNIFDEDEEELGHSTKVTVSTEDRPLSKEGRAAVPYPSIADLQRMFPTPPSLEQHPAFSPIMTYRDTPSQEPPSAPGGAPDYLVPLAASQLPEFRMDLEEGMASPWQEDFKTQVVSSMFAPLSCLPSQSLPPLKIPEQCYYRPSWTLLPKMEHIPAAMHAQSSGFVRDGYTNIPSVSALTEQDYNQMSGTTASVSTTVGILPSPATPRFSVPTPRTPRTPRGMNPASCGQGSVKQDGTELSSPASTPSTSLPLSSVEPLARPRPCLPESHSLYAILLLSDSVLNVFKDRNFDSCCICACNMNVKGADVGVYIPDSTCEDQYRCMCGFSAIVNRQLAHGTGLFLEDELDIYGRSSEIGRAAERRLALGRREPTMGDPRAKRPQDAAPASPSLMVLLQEQCSQPISSLASLHLPHGYSSYSRKGVLLQSWLSEKQWVDGSDACVECYNALEQGLQYVDNSTGGKVDPAVVRSTALHPWPHTNVADMSMLSSQDMVRLLLSLQPFLQDAIQKKRTGRTWDNIQHVQGPLTWQQFHKMAGRGSYGSEESPEPLPIPTVLLGYDRERDFLALSPLALPFWEKLLLEPYGGQRDAAYVVLCPNSPPLLAAARAFFQELSAVYETCRLGKHRPLAKVSRDGIVRVGEEVESERLEDLDVDQWLSGPWAGEQHMDNLSKLKLYAYACKLQLGPQLSVLPLDSTLLLPPRIQTSASSAQPASSGQPQTWATDAEAASGAPGAPGAPGAPGAPGAPGAGGSATPAATPSGQTAELTPGGSGESKGPLSGAPAANTPAENSDATTEQSRIGIPTGPDSTDSRTNPPAIVVYVVDAFLSPTGMRSEGGEEEEGDEVEAESVWLLGLLRCYTEMLQTLPETVRPALVLQVVPCQYLLQPASGESHLYLQHLRSLAFSCYSQCRRLRPQHTHIKSLTGFGPVSTVTSVLKSPDHPSPVHLYSPPFILGPTRPKQPEQGEIWAEVPPRYNVLFVGYCLSHDQRWILVSCTDQQGELLETCIINVDVPNRARRPKVSARKMGLQKLWEWCVGIIQMTSLPWRIVIGRLGRLGHGELKDWSSLLGEHSLHSTGRQLREACRMCGISAADTPSILSACLVAMEPQGSLVVMPDAVTMGSVFGRSTALNLQTSQLNTPQDASCTHILVFPTSATTQLAPSSYPTEDNNDDMFDLPFPDELENDIGHDMMLITGNLHPSPNTSPVPSPGSPSGMGSHFQHTRSQGERLLSRDNPPEELKQQPLALGYYVSTAQAGGLPHWFWAPYPQAENQCPLFLKASLHHHISMVQSDELVADKTKRTPHPLDSKTTSDVLRFVLEQYNALSWLTCTPATQDRQSCLPVHLAVLVQMYNAILNML; this is encoded by the exons TGGCCGAGGAGGGGCTGTGGGAGTGCGGACTGTCCTACGAGTGCAGGACCCTGCTGTTTAAGGCCGTACACAACCTGCTGGAAAG ATGTCTCATGGACAAAGGATTCGTGAGAGTCGGCAAGTGGTTCTTCAAGCCGCACCAACTGCAGGAAAAGTCTCTGGGCAGCAG TGAGCACCTGTCGTGTTCCTTCTCCTTCTTCCTGCACGGGGAGAGCAACGTGTGCACCAGCGTGGAGATCGCCCAGCACCAGCCGGCGTATCACATCACAGAACAGCACATTCGCCTCGCACACACCTCCGTCGCGCCAATACAAG TGATCCTGAGCCCATACGGTCTGAGCGGTACTCTGACGGGTCAAGCCTATAAAATGAGCGACCCGGCAGCACGCAAACTGATGGAGGAATGGAGCTACTTTTACCCCATGGTACTGAAGCGGAAGGCGGGAAGCGGCGAGGAGAACGTCGAGCCGGCCGATGATCGCAACGCTCACGTGGCCGTGGAGGTGGTCGTCG GTGGAGTAAGGATGACCTACCCAGCTGCTTTTGTGCTGATTGGCCAGGGCCAGCTGCCGGCGGAGCCACCTCCACCTGCTCCTGCAGCTCAGGGCCTCCTCGCCAGAGAGCAGAACCACTGCAGCGTGCCGCTCACGCCGCCGACATCGCCGGAGCAGCCTTGCTCGG CGGACAGTGGATTCGTGACCTCGGCCTCGAGTGTCCCAACGCCAGACAGCAGTCTGGGGGTCAGCAACCTCAGCCCAAAGcattctgggaaaaagctgactTGTCAGGTGGTCCACCAAGCTTGGAGGGAGTGCTACCTCAGCCAGCCTCAACACAC ACTCAAGCAGCCAGCTGACGTGACGCCCAAGAAGGAAGTGCCAAACGGAGTCACCACGTGGGATTTCAATGACGTCGGTGCGCGAGCACCATGCAGCTGCTCGAG GGTGAAGCAACAGAAGTTGACAACCACCGCAAACATCTCCAACCCCCAGATTGGCGCCAATCCGTCCTCCGGCTCGTCATTATACGCGTCTTCCATACCCAAACATAAGACGAGCGATAAGACTGAAAAGGCTGACAAACAATCCAAGAGGCCGGCCATGATCCCCTTTCACCACCGTGTGTCTGTCACCCAAGAGACCTCTCTGGAGCAGGACTCCCCTGGGGGGGGCCAGCTCAGTGGTCTGGTAGCCCTGGATCCACCCATGGAGCCTATGGCCACTCTGGCAAGCTGCAAGTATCCCAAACCGCTCTCCAATGGCAGGAAAGCCCCGGAGTCCCTTCTCTTGTCGCCAATGTCTCCGCTCCCTCCTACACTTAGTCCACATCCTCGGGTTCAGGACCCAGAAGTACTGGAAGGGCCCCTGGACATGCACGTATGTCAGGAGGCAGCGGTGGGCATGGGCTTGATGACCAGTGAGACAGCAATGTACATGGCCCTGCTGAAGCAGAGAGAGAATGGGGCCGGCTGGTGGAGAGGCTTCCGGACTCCCAGGACTGATAAGATGGATTTCAGACCTCCAGAGGTCTTGGCTGATAAACTAGAGGAAGGGAAGACCGAGGCGATCCCCGAGGGAACTGCTCTAAAGAG ACTTTACACACAGGCGCAAAAGAGATTTAAAATCTCCGACGAGAGATTGCGGGACCACGTCCAGACGCTGGGCCTGCTCCAGCAGCCGGTCGTGGAGGCTCTGCGCGAACCAGGGGAAGACCCTTACGACTTCAAGGAAGGTGACATCGAGTACACCTTCTCCACTTCCAAGAGATTAAAGAGTCAAGGGCGAGAATCCAGCAAGAGAGCCAAG AGTGAAGAAATCACCAGCAATGGCAACCTGCCAGATGGAAAAGATGCAATGTCCATTTTCAACTCTGCTCCTAAATCAG ACGACTCCAGTCCGGACGATGCCGCTGCCAAAGCCAATCCGTCTCTGACTCGAGAAAAAGACCTGGTGGTGAACATTTCGGATCTGGACAACATAtttgatgaagatgaggaggagcttGGG CACTCAACCAAAGTCACAGTCTCCACCGAAGATCGTCCGCTGAGTAAAGAAGGCAGAGCGGCAGTTCCTTATCCATCGA TAGCAGACCTGCAACGTATGTTCCCCACGCCACCTTCACTGGAGCAGCATCCGGCCTTCTCTCCCATCATGACGTACCGCGACACGCCCAGCCAGGAGCCCCCCTCCGCTCCCGGCGGAGCGCCCGACTACCTCGTGCCGCTCGCCGCCAGCCAACTGCCTGAATTCAGGATGGATCTGGAGGAAGGCATGGCTAGTCCTTGGCAAGAAGACTTCAAG ACGCAAGTGGTCTCCTCCATGTTTGCACCACTTTCCTGCCTACCCAGTCAGAGTTTACCACCGCTTAAGATTCCCGAGCAGTGCTACTACCGCCCGTCTTGGACGCTCCTGCCCAAAATGGAGCACATCCCAGCCGCCATGCACGCTCAAAGCAGCGGTTTCGTCAGGGATGGATACAC AAATATCCCAAGCGTCAGCGCTCTGACAGAACAGGACTACAACCAGATGAGCGGCACCACAGCTTCCGTCAGCACCACCGTGGGCATCCTGCCCTCCCCGGCCACGCCTCGTTTCTCCGTGCCCACCCCACGCACCCCTCGCACGCCGCGGGGCATGAACCCCGCCAGCTGCGGCCAAGGTTCCGTGAAGCAGGACGGCACGGAGCTGAGCTCGCCCGCTTCGACCCCTTCCACCAGCCTGCCTCTTAGCTCCGTGGAGCCCCTGGCCCGACCTCGACCTTGCCTCCCCGAGAGCCACAGCCTGTACGCCATTCTGCTTCTGTCGGACTCGGTCCTCAACGTCTTCAAGGACCGCAACTTTGACAGCTGCTGCATCTGTGCCTGCAACATGAACGTGAAGGGGGCGGACGTCGGGGTGTACATCCCCGATTCCACCTGCGAGGATCAGTACCGTTGCATGTGCGGCTTCAGCGCCATCGTCAACAGGCAGCTGGCCCACGGCACCGGCCTCTTCCTGGAAGATGAGCTGGATATTTACGGCCGCTCCTCCGAGATCGGTCGGGCCGCCGAGAGGAGGCTGGCTCTCGGCCGGCGGGAGCCGACAATGGGCGACCCCAGAGCCAAGCGGCCTCAGGATGCGGCACCCGCTTCGCCCTCGCTCATGGTCCTGCTTCAGGAGCAGTGCTCGCAGCCCATTTCCTCCCTCGCCTCACTGCACCTTCCCCACGGCTATTCCAGCTATTCCCGCAAAGGGGTGCTGCTCCAAAGTTGGCTGTCGGAGAAGCAGTGGGTAGACGGGAGCGACGCCTGTGTGGAGTGTTACAATGCCTTGGAGCAGGGGCTGCAGTATGTGGACAACTCCACGGGGGGCAAAGTGGATCCAGCTGTTGTCAGAAGTACAGCTCTCCATCCTTGGCCTCACACCAATG TGGCGGACATGAGCATGTTGTCGTCCCAGGACATGGTGCGCTTGCTGCTGTCCTTGCAACCGTTCCTGCAAGACGCCATCCAGAAGAAAAGAACCGGGCGAACTTGGGATAATATTCAACACGTTCAGGGTCCACTCACCTGGCAGCAGTTCCATAAGATGGCGGGCAGGGGCTCGTATG GTTCTGAGGAGTCCCCAGAGCCCTTGCCCATCCCCACCGTCCTGCTTGGCTATGATCGAGAACGGGACTTCCTGGCGCTGTCCCCTCTGGCCTTGCCCTTCTGGGAGAAGCTCTTGCTGGAGCCTTACGGGGGTCAACGAGATGCGGCGTACGTGGTGCTCTGTCCAAATAGCCCCCCGCTGTTGGCCGCCGCCCGAGCCTTCTTCCAGGAGCTCAGCGCTGTTTATGAG ACATGTCGTCTTGGAAAGCACCGTCCTCTGGCCAAGGTGTCCCGGGATGGGATCGTCCGCGTGGGAGAGGAGGTGGAATCTGAAAGGCTGGAGGATCTGGATGTGGACCAGTGGTTGAGCGGTCCCTGGGCTGGAGAGCAACACATGGACAACCTCAGCAAACTGAAACTTTATGCCTATGCCTGTAAACTGCAACTAG GACCCCAGTTGTCAGTCCTGCCTCTGGACAGCACACTTCTCTTGCCACCCAGAATCCAAACATCCGCCTCTTCAGCGCAGCCCGCCTCCTCCGGCCAGCCTCAAACATGGGCAACCGATGCAGAAGCAGCTTCCGGGGCTCCCGGGGCTCCCGGGGCTCCCGGGGCTCCCGGGGCTCCCGGGGCTCCCGGGGCTGGAGGCTCAGCCACTCCAGCCGCAACACCTTCCGGCCAGACGGCGGAGTTGACGCCTGGGGGCTCCGGCGAGTCCAAAGGCCCCTTGAGTGGCGCACCAGCAGCCAACACACCAGCAGAGAACTCTGACGC caCCACCGAGCAGTCCAGAATCGGCATCCCGACCGGCCCAGACTCCACGGACAGCCGCACCAACCCACCCGCCATCGTCGTTTACGTCGTGGACGCTTTTCTTAGCCCGACAGGCATGCGGAGCGAAGgaggggaggaagaggaaggtgaCGAAGTCGAGGCGGAGAGCGTGTGGCTGCTCGGGCTTCTTCGCTGCTACACGGAAATGCTGCAGACTCTGCCCGAGACCGTTAGACCTGCACTCGTTCTCCAG GTGGTGCCATGCCAGTACCTCCTGCAGCCTGCCAGCGGGGAGAGCCACTTGTACCTGCAGCACTTGCGCTCGCTGGCCTTCTCATGCTACTCGCAATGTCGACGCCTGCGGCCCCAGCACACGCACATCAAGTCCCTGACCGGTTTTGGCCCAGTTTCCACTGTCACGTCGGTCCTCAAGAGCCCAGAT CATCCCAGCCCAGTGCACTTGTACTCGCCCCCCTTCATCCTCGGGCCCACCCGGCCCAAGCAGCCAGAACAAGGAGAGATTTGGGCCGAAGTCCCTCCCAGGTACAACGTGCTCTTTGTGGGGTACTGTCTGTCACATGACCAACGCTGGATCCTGGTGTCGTGCACGGACCAGCAAGGAGAGCTGCTAGAGACGTGCATCATCAACGTGGACGTTCCCAACAG GGCACGGCGCCCGAAGGTGTCCGCTCGGAAGATGGGTCTGCAGAAACTGTGGGAGTGGTGCGTTGGCATCATCCAGATGACCTCATTGCCGTGGAGGATTGTGATTGGTCGGTTAGGGAGACTGGGCCACGGCGAACTTAAAG ACTGGAGCTCGCTCCTCGGGGAGCACTCGTTGCATTCCACAGGGCGCCAGCTCAGGGAGGCGTGTCGCATGTGCGGCATCTCGGCGGCGGACACCCCCTCCATCCTAAGTGCCTGCCTGGTAGCCATGGAGCCGCAGGGCTCCCTCGTGGTCATGCCCG ACGCCGTGACGATGGGCTCCGTGTTCGGCCGCAGCACCGCCTTGAACCTGCAGACGTCGCAGCTCAACACGCCTCAGGATGCCTCGTGCACACACATCCTCGTCTTCCCGACGTCCGCCACCACCCAGCTGGCGCCGAGCTCCTACCCCACTGAGGACAATAACG ACGACATGTTCGACTTGCCCTTTCCTGACGAACTGGAGAACGACATCGGCCATGACATGATGCTGATCACGGGTAACCTCCATCCTTCGCCCAACACCTCCCCTGTGCCGTCACCGGGCTCACCATCCGGAATGGGATCCCACTTTCAACACACCAGG AGCCAAGGGGAGCGCTTACTATCCAGAGACAATCCTCCGGAAGAGCTGAAGCAGCAGCCGCTGGCTCTGGGCTACTACGTCTCCACAGCGCAAGCGGGTGGACTCCCGCATTGGTTCTGGGCCCCCTACCCTCAAGCTGAGAACCAATGTCCTCTCTTCCTCAAG GCATCGCTCCACCACCACATCTCCATGGTCCAGTCCGATGAGCTGGTGGCAGACAAGACAAAGAGGACCCCTCACCCGCTGGACTCAAAAACCACCTCAGATGTGCTCCG ATTTGTGTTGGAGCAGTACAATGCACTGTCCTGGCTGACCTGCACGCCTGCCACCCAGGACCGGCAGTCTTGCCTCCCCGTCCACTTGGCCGTGCTGGTCCAGATGTACAACGCCATCCTCAACATGCTATAG